Proteins encoded by one window of Campylobacter concisus:
- the rbfA gene encoding 30S ribosome-binding factor RbfA, whose amino-acid sequence MNANEIKRMRTESVLKELIPEALATLEDSILKGLCVTDVECKKGRYDAFVYLDKMAFDEREQEYILGHLKRVCRHLQNHCMAAEGWYRCPNFHFKFDDRLEYQNHMDKLFDKISKDLNKNG is encoded by the coding sequence ATGAACGCTAACGAAATAAAGCGTATGAGAACTGAGAGTGTGCTAAAAGAGCTCATTCCAGAGGCTCTAGCTACTCTTGAAGATAGCATTTTAAAGGGGCTTTGTGTCACTGATGTCGAGTGTAAAAAAGGCAGATACGACGCCTTTGTTTATCTTGACAAAATGGCATTTGATGAGCGTGAACAAGAGTATATTTTGGGGCATTTAAAGCGAGTTTGTAGGCATTTGCAAAACCACTGCATGGCAGCTGAGGGCTGGTATAGATGCCCAAATTTTCACTTTAAATTTGATGATAGATTAGAGTACCAAAACCATATGGATAAGTTGTTTGATAAAATTTCAAAGGATTTAAACAAAAATGGATAA
- the rimP gene encoding ribosome maturation factor RimP, translating into MDNLDKLVRECGVELYDSEITNENGRAIFRVYITKNGGVSLDDCEKVSRLLSPIFDVTPPVSGDYNLEVSSPGLERKLSKPSHFKASIGELVKVQTEAEKFTGRLVKANEESIAVENEEGIFEINISEIKKAKTYLEW; encoded by the coding sequence ATGGATAATTTAGACAAACTAGTACGCGAATGCGGTGTAGAGCTTTATGACAGCGAGATCACAAATGAAAATGGCAGGGCTATTTTTAGAGTTTATATTACAAAAAATGGCGGAGTGAGCCTTGACGACTGTGAAAAAGTGAGTCGATTGCTCTCGCCTATTTTTGACGTGACACCACCAGTTAGCGGGGATTATAACCTTGAAGTTAGCTCACCTGGCCTTGAGAGAAAGCTTAGTAAGCCATCTCATTTTAAAGCAAGTATTGGCGAGCTAGTTAAAGTTCAAACCGAGGCTGAGAAATTTACAGGAAGGCTCGTAAAAGCGAACGAAGAGAGCATCGCAGTAGAAAATGAAGAGGGAATTTTTGAGATCAATATCAGTGAGATAAAAAAAGCAAAAACATATTTGGAGTGGTAA
- a CDS encoding formate--tetrahydrofolate ligase gives MLSDIEITHQTKLEHISKVAAKLGLNEDELELYGKFKAKISPRLEPSNSKLILVTATNPTPYGEGKTTMSIGLADALNSLNKKLCLALREPSLGPVFGIKGGAAGGGYSQLAPMEDLNLHFTGDFHAITSANNLISAMIDNSLYQENPLKIEKILWKRCMDMNDRALRFITVGQGGRTDGVPREDGFNITAASEIMAVLCLATSLSDLKERVANIMVAYDSDKKPIYVRDLGCQDAVCILLKDAIKPNLFQTLEHTPTLVHGGPFANIAHGCNSVIATKTALNLADYVITEAGFGSELGAEKFLDINCRVAEIKPSAVVLVSTIRSLKYNGEANKDEITKPDMNALKKGIENLGGHIENLKGKFGQNVVVALNKFGFDTDEEINFVKEYCRELGVEVAVCENFLKGGKGALELAELVLKACDKPSKINFTYEMSDDTKTKIEKVAKEIYGAGEVVFEEAALKKLEMIKELNLSHLPVCIAKTQYSFSDDAKLLGRAKGFTFSVKDLDIRTGAGFIVAVCGKIMLMPGLPKVPAAVNMKIDAEGKIDGLS, from the coding sequence ATGCTAAGCGACATCGAGATAACTCACCAAACGAAACTTGAACACATCAGTAAAGTTGCCGCAAAATTAGGCTTAAACGAAGACGAGCTCGAGCTTTACGGCAAATTTAAGGCTAAAATTTCCCCTAGACTTGAGCCATCAAACTCAAAGCTCATCTTAGTCACCGCGACTAACCCAACCCCATACGGCGAGGGCAAAACGACTATGTCGATCGGCCTAGCTGACGCGCTAAATTCACTTAATAAAAAGCTTTGCCTAGCACTTCGCGAGCCATCTTTGGGGCCAGTTTTTGGCATAAAGGGTGGAGCAGCAGGTGGTGGCTACTCGCAGCTTGCGCCGATGGAGGATCTAAATTTACACTTCACTGGCGATTTTCACGCGATAACATCGGCAAATAACCTCATTTCTGCCATGATAGATAATAGCCTCTATCAAGAAAACCCACTAAAAATAGAGAAAATTTTATGGAAGCGCTGTATGGATATGAACGACCGCGCGCTTAGATTTATCACTGTGGGGCAGGGCGGCAGGACTGATGGTGTGCCAAGAGAAGATGGCTTTAACATCACCGCCGCAAGCGAGATCATGGCTGTGCTTTGTCTAGCCACAAGCCTTTCTGATCTAAAAGAGCGCGTGGCAAACATCATGGTTGCTTATGATAGCGATAAAAAGCCTATCTACGTGCGTGATCTAGGCTGCCAAGACGCTGTTTGCATACTTTTAAAAGATGCGATCAAGCCAAATTTATTTCAAACATTAGAGCACACACCTACGCTCGTGCATGGCGGCCCATTTGCAAACATCGCACACGGCTGCAACTCCGTCATCGCAACAAAAACAGCTCTAAATTTAGCTGACTATGTCATCACTGAAGCTGGCTTTGGCTCAGAGCTTGGCGCGGAGAAATTTTTAGATATAAATTGTAGGGTTGCTGAGATTAAACCAAGCGCTGTTGTGCTTGTAAGCACTATCAGATCGCTAAAATATAACGGCGAAGCAAATAAAGACGAGATCACAAAACCAGATATGAATGCACTTAAAAAAGGTATAGAAAACCTTGGCGGACACATCGAAAATTTAAAAGGTAAATTTGGTCAAAACGTGGTTGTGGCGCTTAATAAATTTGGCTTTGACACCGATGAAGAGATAAATTTCGTAAAAGAGTATTGCCGTGAGCTTGGCGTAGAAGTGGCTGTTTGTGAGAATTTCTTAAAAGGTGGCAAAGGTGCGCTTGAGCTTGCCGAGCTAGTTTTAAAAGCGTGCGATAAGCCAAGCAAGATAAATTTCACATACGAGATGAGTGACGATACAAAAACTAAAATAGAAAAGGTCGCTAAGGAAATTTATGGAGCTGGCGAGGTGGTCTTTGAAGAGGCTGCTCTTAAAAAGCTTGAGATGATAAAAGAGCTAAATTTGAGCCATTTGCCAGTTTGTATCGCAAAAACTCAGTACTCATTTAGCGACGATGCGAAGCTTTTGGGTAGGGCAAAGGGCTTTACTTTTAGCGTAAAAGACCTTGACATTAGAACTGGAGCTGGCTTTATCGTCGCGGTTTGCGGTAAGATCATGCTAATGCCAGGACTTCCAAAAGTGCCAGCTGCGGTCAATATGAAGATAGATGCAGAGGGCAAGATCGACGGCTTGTCGTAA
- the ribD gene encoding bifunctional diaminohydroxyphosphoribosylaminopyrimidine deaminase/5-amino-6-(5-phosphoribosylamino)uracil reductase RibD: MNDEFYMDLALSEAWKFQILTYPNPAVGCLILDENGQILSCKAHEKAGYLHAEPTAILFALCKKSEKFKDDFIKAYNAKFSFDIKEGEFGLLEPKFTYEFILKNHSNLLKNAKTYVTLEPCSHHGKTPPCANLLKELGFSEVIIGSHDENQIASGGGNLLQSVGIKVKFSVLKERCDKLLEPFLAYQNGGFSFLKIAISKNGVASGGIITNELSRTHVHKLRSVIDTLVIGGNTVRIDRPKLDSRLVSGGKNPDVIIYSRSDKFDKTIPLFSVSDRKVSIQKKLSLKGLSMFEGAGEFLKLAKDGKLANVKWLLIYQSSNFRDGKNLSLDLNLKPLFSGNFGDDSYTWYEILD; encoded by the coding sequence ATGAACGACGAATTTTACATGGATCTTGCTTTAAGCGAGGCTTGGAAATTTCAGATCCTGACCTACCCAAATCCAGCAGTTGGATGCCTTATCCTTGATGAAAATGGGCAAATTTTATCTTGCAAGGCTCATGAAAAGGCTGGATATTTACACGCTGAACCGACAGCGATACTTTTTGCGCTTTGCAAAAAAAGTGAAAAATTTAAAGATGATTTTATAAAAGCGTATAACGCCAAATTTAGCTTCGATATAAAAGAGGGCGAATTTGGCCTTTTAGAGCCAAAATTTACCTATGAATTTATACTAAAAAACCACTCAAATTTACTAAAAAATGCAAAAACTTATGTCACACTTGAGCCTTGCTCTCATCATGGCAAAACACCACCTTGCGCAAATTTGCTAAAAGAGCTTGGCTTTAGTGAGGTGATAATAGGAAGCCACGATGAAAATCAAATAGCAAGTGGCGGTGGTAATTTGCTTCAAAGTGTTGGCATAAAAGTTAAATTTAGCGTTTTAAAAGAGCGTTGTGATAAGCTACTTGAGCCATTTTTGGCCTATCAAAATGGTGGCTTTAGCTTTTTAAAAATCGCAATTAGTAAAAATGGCGTGGCAAGCGGTGGCATCATCACAAATGAACTTAGCCGCACGCATGTCCATAAACTAAGAAGCGTCATAGATACGCTAGTGATCGGCGGCAACACAGTGCGAATAGACCGGCCAAAGCTTGATAGTAGGCTAGTAAGCGGCGGCAAAAATCCAGATGTCATAATCTACTCAAGAAGCGATAAATTTGATAAGACAATACCACTTTTTAGCGTGTCAGACCGCAAAGTTAGCATTCAAAAAAAGCTTAGCTTAAAAGGACTTAGCATGTTTGAAGGTGCTGGTGAGTTTTTAAAACTTGCAAAAGATGGCAAACTAGCAAACGTAAAATGGCTACTTATCTATCAAAGCTCAAATTTTAGGGATGGTAAAAATTTAAGCCTTGATCTAAATTTAAAGCCACTATTTAGTGGGAATTTTGGAGACGATAGCTACACTTGGTATGAAATTTTGGATTAA
- a CDS encoding VIT1/CCC1 transporter family protein: MLDKKRALKQLQNEADDTAIYTLLEASEKNEENKKILRKLITEEKRHYAFCQKITGESRTANLFKVIFYTILVKIFGTSFTLKFMESREEDAEQFYLGIVDEYPEARDIYEEEVNHENNLISMLKDTKLVNAGGIVLGMNDALVELTGTLSGIALAFSNTKSVGATGLIMGIAAALSMAGSAYLESKENPSDEIKPLTYSLYTGGSYIITTAFLILPFFIFSSSLYAVLSMFFFALVAIITYNFYISVAKELKFLPRVVEMCVITFGVAIISFGIGFLVKHYFGLDI, translated from the coding sequence ATGCTAGATAAAAAGCGCGCCTTAAAACAGCTACAAAATGAAGCAGATGATACCGCCATCTATACGCTACTTGAAGCTAGTGAAAAAAATGAAGAGAATAAAAAAATACTTCGTAAATTAATCACTGAGGAAAAACGACACTATGCTTTTTGCCAAAAGATAACAGGTGAGAGTAGAACTGCAAATTTATTCAAAGTTATCTTCTATACGATACTTGTTAAAATTTTTGGTACATCTTTTACTTTAAAATTTATGGAGTCACGTGAAGAAGACGCAGAGCAATTTTATCTTGGTATTGTTGATGAGTATCCTGAAGCTAGAGACATTTATGAAGAAGAAGTAAATCATGAAAACAATTTAATCTCTATGCTAAAAGATACAAAACTAGTCAATGCCGGTGGTATTGTTCTTGGTATGAATGACGCATTAGTTGAGCTAACTGGCACGCTAAGTGGCATCGCTCTAGCTTTTTCAAATACAAAATCAGTTGGTGCGACGGGCCTTATCATGGGCATTGCAGCTGCTCTTTCCATGGCTGGCTCAGCATATCTTGAGTCAAAAGAAAATCCAAGTGACGAGATCAAGCCGCTTACCTATTCGCTCTATACAGGCGGTTCGTACATCATAACAACGGCGTTTTTGATACTTCCATTTTTTATTTTTTCAAGCAGTCTTTACGCTGTTTTGTCGATGTTTTTCTTTGCGCTAGTTGCCATCATCACTTACAACTTTTACATAAGCGTGGCAAAAGAACTTAAATTTTTACCAAGAGTGGTTGAAATGTGTGTGATAACTTTTGGTGTTGCGATCATTTCATTTGGTATTGGCTTTTTAGTCAAGCACTATTTTGGCTTAGATATTTAA
- a CDS encoding F0F1 ATP synthase subunit C gives MKKIVFLILGLAAFAFGADGEMIRSYSVIAGGIGLGLAALGGAIGMGNTAAATISGTARNPGVGSKLMTTMFIALAMIEAQVIYALVITLIVLYANPMLG, from the coding sequence ATGAAAAAGATCGTGTTTTTAATTCTTGGTCTTGCTGCATTTGCATTTGGTGCTGATGGCGAGATGATTAGATCATATTCAGTTATCGCTGGTGGTATTGGCCTTGGCCTTGCAGCCCTTGGTGGCGCTATTGGTATGGGTAATACAGCTGCTGCAACAATTAGCGGAACAGCTAGAAACCCAGGCGTTGGTAGCAAACTTATGACTACAATGTTTATCGCTCTTGCGATGATCGAAGCACAAGTTATCTACGCACTTGTTATTACGCTTATCGTTCTTTACGCAAACCCAATGCTTGGCTAA
- a CDS encoding sodium-dependent transporter → MINEKFSKIGFVLAMAGSAVGLGNAWKFPTIVGNNGGSAFIVLYLLLTFAIAFVAFLAELSIGKLGESDVVSSIYKLAPKHKKIWSFSGFFMIGAILIASFYMVVIGWILKYIYLSFSPLLSNREEAAQQFNMLLSNDLSSAIVCFTLVFLMVFFAVSKGVKSGIEKLNIWMMPGLFILLVCILFYAISMGDGFVKAAKFLFVPNFSAITPDVVLQALGLAFFSLSMGVGVIPTYAANLPEQTNLIKSTLSIIFINILIGIMMGLVVFTFIFAYGADSTASGPGLIFISLVTLFAKLGIVGNVMAIAFFVSLLFAGITSAVSMIEPFAYYLVRKFEISRKMALVYIGIFVYILGLFCIFSYYAQTANIFSIFGKPVFDALDFLTSNIMMPIGAIIFSFFVGYKLKKESLYLLFGEFMGKAFFEIWYFTLRYIVPVAICAIMIYQIAGK, encoded by the coding sequence ATGATAAATGAAAAATTTTCAAAAATAGGCTTTGTTCTTGCTATGGCAGGATCGGCTGTTGGACTTGGTAATGCATGGAAATTTCCAACAATTGTGGGAAACAACGGTGGTTCAGCATTTATAGTTTTATATTTGCTTCTCACGTTTGCTATTGCTTTTGTAGCGTTTTTAGCAGAGCTTAGCATTGGTAAGCTTGGCGAGAGTGATGTTGTAAGCTCCATTTATAAACTTGCTCCAAAACATAAAAAAATATGGTCTTTCTCTGGCTTTTTCATGATCGGTGCGATCCTCATAGCTTCATTTTATATGGTAGTTATTGGCTGGATTTTAAAGTATATCTATCTTAGTTTTTCGCCACTTTTGAGCAATAGAGAAGAGGCGGCCCAGCAGTTTAATATGCTTTTATCAAATGATTTAAGTAGTGCTATTGTTTGTTTTACTTTGGTTTTTTTGATGGTATTTTTTGCCGTTTCAAAAGGTGTAAAAAGTGGCATTGAGAAGCTAAATATCTGGATGATGCCGGGCCTTTTTATACTGCTTGTTTGTATACTTTTTTATGCAATTAGCATGGGTGATGGCTTTGTTAAGGCGGCTAAATTTTTATTTGTACCAAATTTTAGTGCGATCACGCCAGATGTTGTTTTGCAAGCTCTTGGACTCGCGTTCTTCTCGCTATCTATGGGTGTTGGCGTCATACCGACATACGCTGCAAATTTACCAGAGCAGACAAATCTTATAAAATCAACGCTTTCTATCATCTTTATAAACATATTAATAGGCATTATGATGGGGCTTGTGGTCTTTACATTTATATTTGCTTATGGAGCTGATAGCACGGCAAGTGGCCCAGGGCTTATTTTTATCTCACTTGTTACACTTTTTGCAAAGCTTGGGATAGTTGGCAATGTTATGGCCATCGCATTTTTTGTTTCGCTATTGTTTGCAGGCATTACGAGCGCGGTTTCGATGATTGAGCCATTTGCTTATTATTTGGTTAGAAAATTTGAAATTTCACGCAAAATGGCTCTTGTTTATATTGGAATTTTTGTCTATATCTTAGGCCTTTTTTGTATTTTTTCATATTATGCACAGACGGCTAATATCTTTAGTATTTTTGGCAAGCCAGTCTTTGATGCACTTGATTTTCTTACTTCAAATATAATGATGCCAATAGGTGCCATAATTTTTAGTTTTTTTGTTGGCTATAAACTTAAAAAAGAGAGCTTATATCTACTCTTTGGCGAATTTATGGGAAAAGCATTTTTTGAAATTTGGTACTTCACTCTAAGATACATCGTTCCAGTTGCAATTTGTGCCATCATGATCTATCAAATAGCAGGTAAATGA
- a CDS encoding sodium-dependent transporter, whose protein sequence is MMDRFSKVGFVLSIIGAAIGLGNAWKFPYMVGSNGGSAFILIYLFFAFVVGLSIFFAEMAMGKISRLDTVGAFKSLATKGANSWKFAGVVMVTGLFIASFYTLIIGWVLKYVILSLGELPKDMASSEALFVNFTSKGIEEQILYFSIAFFAYFFILTKGIKSGIERINVYLIPALFILLLLMLGYSFGMNGFDEAAKFLLMPDFSKIDQGAILNALGLAFFTMCIGIGCILTYSSSLGNDTNLFTSSLYVVFANIIISVIIGLIVFTFTYEFGSEPSKGAGLAFISLPTLFAKLGLLGNFLAFAFFTSLFFAGITSVISLVEPFIFFLNKSLGFSRNRSIIIVGAVVYVLGILCALSGIGDFKEALTFFGKSFFDLLDYLSSNIMLPLGGIIFAIFVGYFMKFELLKELFLPYMGEIVFKIWYFLIRFVAPVLVFVVLVGEIA, encoded by the coding sequence ATGATGGATAGATTTAGTAAAGTTGGTTTTGTTCTTTCTATCATTGGAGCGGCTATTGGCCTTGGTAATGCATGGAAATTTCCATATATGGTCGGTAGTAACGGCGGTTCAGCATTTATTCTTATATATCTATTTTTTGCTTTTGTTGTTGGACTTAGTATATTTTTTGCTGAGATGGCAATGGGTAAAATTTCACGTCTTGATACGGTTGGAGCGTTTAAAAGTTTAGCTACAAAAGGGGCAAATTCTTGGAAATTTGCTGGTGTTGTGATGGTGACAGGGCTATTTATCGCATCTTTTTATACACTTATTATCGGTTGGGTTTTAAAATACGTTATCTTAAGTCTTGGTGAGCTTCCAAAAGATATGGCAAGCTCAGAAGCGCTTTTTGTAAATTTTACTTCAAAGGGCATAGAGGAGCAAATTTTATATTTTAGCATCGCCTTTTTTGCCTACTTTTTTATACTTACAAAGGGTATAAAAAGTGGAATAGAGCGTATAAATGTATATCTTATTCCAGCACTTTTTATTTTGCTTTTGCTTATGCTTGGCTACTCTTTTGGCATGAATGGATTTGATGAGGCGGCTAAATTTTTACTTATGCCTGATTTTTCAAAGATAGATCAAGGCGCTATCTTAAATGCTCTTGGGTTAGCTTTTTTTACGATGTGTATTGGCATTGGTTGCATTTTAACTTACTCATCAAGCCTAGGCAATGATACAAATTTATTCACTTCATCACTTTATGTAGTCTTTGCAAATATAATCATTAGCGTAATTATAGGACTTATAGTTTTTACATTCACCTATGAATTTGGCTCAGAGCCATCAAAGGGTGCAGGGTTAGCATTTATCTCGCTTCCAACGCTTTTTGCAAAGCTTGGTTTGCTTGGAAATTTCTTGGCTTTTGCATTTTTTACATCTTTATTTTTTGCTGGTATAACATCGGTTATCTCGCTAGTCGAGCCATTTATATTTTTCTTAAATAAAAGTTTGGGATTTAGTAGAAATAGATCAATTATTATTGTCGGTGCCGTAGTTTATGTTTTAGGGATTTTATGTGCATTAAGCGGTATTGGCGATTTTAAAGAAGCACTTACATTTTTTGGTAAGAGCTTTTTTGATTTGCTTGATTATCTTAGCTCAAACATTATGCTCCCACTTGGTGGCATTATATTTGCCATTTTTGTTGGGTACTTTATGAAATTTGAGCTTTTAAAAGAGCTATTCTTGCCTTATATGGGTGAGATTGTTTTTAAAATTTGGTATTTTTTAATAAGGTTTGTAGCGCCAGTTCTAGTTTTTGTGGTGCTAGTAGGGGAGATTGCATAA
- a CDS encoding sodium-dependent transporter has product MAKEQFSKIGYVLAVAGSAVGLGNAWKFPYMVGENGGSAFVILYLLITFLVGIPIFMAELSIGKLSESDSVNAFRKLANKNKNLWQLVGILAMVTAAIISSYYIVIIGWVFKYFTLSFTGLPNDIESSKVIFNELLTHGLGEQTLYFVIAFVACFFILSKGVKSGIEKLNVWMMPSLFIMVLIMLIFSMTMNGFTKSAEFLLVPDFSKISFNSLLLALGLAFWTLSLGMAAIITYSASLSDDTNLATSTLSIVFINIVLAIMMGLVIFTFIFEFGAEPSQGPGLVFISLPTLFAKLGVIGQILAVAFFAALIFAGITSAISIVEPFVFFLIREYGISRIKALSIVGAGVFVLGFLCLLSNIENVGDKFMLFGKNFFDFLDFTASNVLLPISGIGGAIFVGYFMKREALYVLFSPYMSDFVFSAWYFLLRYVAPVCVFIIMINKLFF; this is encoded by the coding sequence ATGGCAAAAGAACAGTTTTCTAAAATAGGTTATGTTTTAGCAGTTGCAGGGTCAGCTGTTGGACTTGGTAATGCGTGGAAATTTCCATATATGGTCGGTGAAAATGGCGGATCAGCATTTGTTATTTTATATCTTTTGATAACGTTTTTAGTTGGCATACCTATCTTTATGGCAGAGCTAAGTATTGGCAAACTTAGTGAGAGCGATAGTGTAAATGCCTTTAGAAAGTTAGCGAATAAAAATAAAAATTTATGGCAACTGGTTGGAATTTTAGCTATGGTAACCGCAGCTATAATCTCATCTTACTACATCGTGATCATCGGTTGGGTCTTTAAGTATTTCACCCTATCTTTTACCGGTCTTCCAAACGATATAGAAAGCTCAAAAGTAATATTTAACGAGCTTCTTACGCATGGTCTTGGCGAGCAGACGCTTTATTTTGTTATAGCATTTGTAGCTTGCTTTTTTATCCTTTCAAAAGGAGTGAAAAGTGGCATTGAAAAGCTAAATGTTTGGATGATGCCAAGCCTATTTATCATGGTTTTAATCATGCTTATCTTTTCTATGACAATGAATGGTTTTACAAAATCGGCTGAGTTTTTACTTGTTCCTGACTTTAGTAAAATTTCATTTAACTCGCTCTTGCTTGCTCTTGGGCTTGCTTTTTGGACACTATCTCTTGGTATGGCAGCGATCATTACATATTCAGCTAGCTTAAGTGATGATACAAATTTAGCTACTTCTACGCTAAGTATCGTTTTTATAAACATCGTCTTAGCCATCATGATGGGTCTTGTTATCTTTACATTTATATTTGAATTTGGTGCCGAGCCGTCTCAAGGACCAGGACTTGTCTTTATCTCGCTTCCAACGCTCTTTGCTAAGCTTGGCGTGATAGGTCAAATTTTAGCTGTGGCATTTTTTGCTGCACTTATCTTTGCTGGCATTACTTCAGCCATCTCTATCGTAGAGCCGTTTGTATTTTTCTTGATCAGAGAGTATGGCATTAGCAGGATAAAAGCTCTTAGCATAGTTGGAGCCGGTGTTTTTGTTTTAGGATTTTTATGTCTTTTATCAAATATAGAAAATGTTGGCGATAAATTTATGCTCTTTGGTAAAAATTTCTTTGATTTTCTTGATTTTACCGCTTCAAATGTTCTGCTTCCAATTAGTGGTATTGGTGGAGCGATATTTGTTGGATATTTTATGAAGAGAGAGGCACTTTATGTGCTATTTAGTCCATATATGAGTGACTTTGTATTTAGTGCATGGTATTTTTTATTAAGATATGTAGCGCCAGTTTGCGTCTTTATCATCATGATAAATAAATTGTTTTTTTAA
- a CDS encoding TRAP transporter small permease subunit, whose product MQKVEKFFDKVGDIVGYICMFVMALMIIDVFFNVVARYFFSYGSVAFQELEWHFFAVIFLLGMSYALKEDAHVRVDIFYAKFSPKNKALVNMIGTVIFVIPFALLVSNLSFEFVSDAYTSAEASADPGGLTHRWIIKALIPFSFYLLVFFAIGFFIRNFNLYKKAKKGE is encoded by the coding sequence ATGCAAAAAGTTGAGAAATTTTTTGATAAGGTTGGCGATATAGTCGGCTATATTTGCATGTTTGTTATGGCTTTGATGATAATAGACGTCTTTTTTAACGTTGTGGCAAGATACTTTTTCTCTTATGGAAGCGTCGCATTTCAGGAGCTTGAGTGGCATTTTTTTGCTGTAATATTTTTGCTTGGCATGAGCTATGCATTAAAAGAAGACGCGCACGTTAGAGTTGATATCTTTTATGCTAAATTTTCACCAAAAAATAAAGCTCTTGTAAATATGATAGGAACTGTTATTTTTGTAATCCCATTTGCACTTTTAGTTTCAAATTTATCATTTGAATTTGTGAGTGATGCTTATACTTCAGCTGAAGCTAGTGCAGATCCAGGTGGTCTTACTCACAGATGGATCATAAAAGCACTTATTCCTTTTTCTTTTTATCTGCTTGTATTTTTTGCGATTGGCTTTTTTATAAGAAATTTTAATCTTTACAAAAAAGCTAAAAAGGGGGAATAA
- a CDS encoding TRAP transporter large permease has product MAGLIMFIAALLMLGIGFPVAFTFGAVSMIFGMIGSIVESIGDGDGLLGSIEVFKDMFNFMPYRIFSIMESRIFIAVPLFVFMGVVLQKSKLAERLLESMGMLFGEIRGGIAISTILVGALLAASTGVVGASVVAMGVISLPVMLKYKYDQALGCGTICAAGTLGQIIPPSIVLIILGDIFSVPVGELFHQAIIPGLTLVAVYIIYILIVAYLKPDTAPVVKDESGVSKFKQIMRALIAIFPPLLLVICVLGSIFAGIATPTESSAFGCVGAIILAIFYRTFSFSMIKEALAESVKTTALVFAILVGATAFSMVFSYTGGDEIVEKFMTNLPGEKWGFIIFSMVVIFVLGFFIDFVEISYIVLPILVPIAAKLGINPIYLAILVAMNLQTSFLTPPFGFSLFFLRSVAPAEIKTTAIYKGVVPYIFIQLAVLVFFCVFLMELKPMLDASHGGLLNFLLSLFK; this is encoded by the coding sequence ATGGCTGGTTTGATAATGTTTATAGCCGCACTTTTGATGCTAGGCATTGGCTTTCCGGTAGCCTTTACCTTTGGTGCGGTTTCGATGATATTTGGCATGATTGGTAGTATTGTTGAGAGTATTGGAGACGGAGACGGACTACTTGGAAGTATCGAAGTTTTCAAAGACATGTTTAACTTCATGCCTTATAGAATTTTCTCTATCATGGAGAGTAGAATTTTTATAGCAGTTCCACTTTTTGTCTTTATGGGCGTTGTGCTCCAAAAGTCAAAACTAGCTGAGAGGCTACTTGAGAGCATGGGCATGCTTTTTGGAGAAATTCGCGGAGGTATTGCTATTAGCACTATCTTGGTTGGAGCACTTCTTGCGGCTTCGACTGGTGTTGTTGGTGCAAGTGTCGTTGCAATGGGTGTTATAAGCTTGCCTGTTATGTTAAAGTATAAATACGACCAAGCGCTAGGTTGTGGCACCATATGTGCTGCTGGTACGCTTGGACAGATCATTCCACCTTCTATCGTGCTGATTATTTTGGGTGATATATTTTCAGTGCCAGTTGGTGAGCTTTTTCATCAAGCCATCATCCCAGGACTTACACTTGTAGCAGTTTATATCATTTATATTTTGATTGTTGCTTATTTGAAACCAGATACAGCACCTGTAGTAAAAGATGAGAGCGGTGTTAGTAAATTTAAGCAGATCATGAGAGCACTAATCGCTATCTTTCCGCCACTTTTGCTTGTTATTTGTGTACTGGGCTCTATATTTGCAGGTATCGCTACACCAACTGAAAGTTCAGCTTTTGGCTGCGTTGGAGCCATTATTTTAGCTATTTTTTATAGGACATTTTCATTTTCTATGATAAAAGAGGCATTGGCAGAAAGCGTAAAAACCACAGCACTTGTCTTTGCCATACTTGTTGGTGCGACAGCCTTTTCTATGGTGTTTAGTTATACTGGTGGCGATGAGATTGTTGAAAAATTCATGACAAATTTGCCAGGCGAGAAGTGGGGCTTTATTATTTTTAGTATGGTTGTCATCTTTGTGCTTGGCTTTTTTATCGACTTTGTTGAAATTTCATATATTGTGCTTCCTATTTTGGTACCAATAGCCGCAAAGCTTGGTATAAATCCAATTTATCTAGCAATCTTAGTTGCGATGAATTTGCAAACTTCATTCCTAACGCCGCCATTTGGTTTTAGCTTATTTTTCCTAAGATCAGTCGCACCAGCTGAGATAAAAACGACTGCTATTTATAAAGGCGTTGTGCCTTATATTTTTATTCAACTTGCTGTACTTGTATTTTTCTGCGTCTTTCTAATGGAATTAAAGCCAATGCTTGATGCGAGCCACGGCGGATTATTAAACTTCTTACTCTCACTTTTTAAATGA